In Sphingobacterium thalpophilum, a genomic segment contains:
- a CDS encoding arylsulfatase, with protein MKIKAGLALILLGWGTLFAQQKKKQQKLPNIIFFYADDLGYAETEPYGQRLIKTPHIQQLAREGLRFINHYTSTPVCAPARCMLLTGKHGGQSYIRGNYELGGFADSLEAGQMPLPEGTYTMAHLFKKAGYQTAAIGKWGLGMNNSTGSPNKQGFDYFFGYLDQKQAHNYYPTHLWENETKYPLQNKEKFVHTPLDSSKATAEDFKQFDGKEYAPELMTAKALAFIDKNRSKPFFLYLPYTLPHLSLQVPQEYVDKYKDLFQDKPYYGQDSYTATPYPRATYAGMITYLDDQVGTIMKHIKSLGIDDNTIILFSSDNGTGFNGGIDYRFFRSVDSLRGLKMDVFEGGIKVSLIVRWPNHIKANAETDLISAQYDLMATFAQLVQQSPGNSNGLSLLPTWLGQKNQQKHQYLYFEYPEKGGQLAIREGRWKAVKLDLKKNPKAKWQLFDLTTDPWEENDLAAQYPQMLRHFDEIVQHEHRPAHIQEWEIVANKMIKK; from the coding sequence ATGAAAATAAAAGCTGGACTCGCCCTCATCCTCCTTGGATGGGGGACTCTTTTTGCACAACAAAAGAAAAAGCAACAAAAATTGCCCAATATTATATTTTTTTATGCGGACGATTTAGGTTATGCCGAAACGGAGCCCTATGGACAGCGATTGATCAAAACACCACATATCCAACAGCTGGCACGTGAAGGTCTACGTTTTATAAACCACTATACAAGTACGCCTGTCTGTGCCCCCGCCCGCTGCATGTTATTGACGGGCAAGCATGGTGGCCAATCCTATATTCGCGGAAATTATGAATTGGGCGGTTTTGCAGATAGTCTCGAAGCTGGCCAGATGCCACTTCCTGAAGGAACGTATACCATGGCTCACCTATTTAAAAAAGCCGGCTATCAGACCGCAGCCATTGGAAAGTGGGGACTTGGGATGAATAATTCCACCGGAAGCCCCAACAAACAGGGATTTGATTATTTTTTTGGCTACCTGGACCAAAAACAGGCCCACAATTACTACCCAACTCATCTTTGGGAAAATGAAACAAAATATCCCCTTCAAAACAAGGAAAAATTTGTACATACTCCTTTAGATTCCAGTAAGGCCACGGCAGAGGACTTCAAGCAGTTTGACGGTAAGGAATATGCACCTGAACTAATGACAGCGAAAGCGCTGGCTTTTATCGACAAAAACCGAAGTAAACCTTTTTTCTTATACCTTCCTTATACTTTGCCGCACTTATCACTACAAGTTCCCCAGGAATATGTGGATAAATATAAGGACCTCTTCCAGGACAAACCGTATTACGGACAGGACAGCTATACCGCTACCCCCTATCCAAGAGCAACCTATGCGGGTATGATCACCTATCTGGATGACCAAGTCGGTACGATTATGAAACATATCAAATCATTGGGAATAGATGACAATACCATTATTCTGTTTTCCAGTGACAACGGAACTGGTTTTAATGGGGGCATAGATTATCGCTTTTTCCGCAGTGTCGATTCGCTTAGGGGATTAAAAATGGATGTTTTTGAAGGTGGTATCAAAGTTTCGTTAATTGTCAGGTGGCCAAACCATATCAAAGCCAATGCTGAAACGGACCTTATCTCGGCCCAATATGACCTCATGGCAACCTTCGCACAGCTGGTTCAACAAAGCCCCGGAAACAGCAATGGGCTCTCCCTCCTTCCAACCTGGCTGGGTCAGAAGAATCAACAGAAACATCAATACCTCTATTTCGAATATCCAGAAAAGGGCGGCCAGCTCGCCATACGCGAAGGACGTTGGAAGGCCGTCAAACTCGATCTGAAGAAAAACCCCAAAGCAAAATGGCAATTGTTTGATTTAACGACAGACCCTTGGGAAGAAAATGATTTAGCTGCACAATACCCACAAATGCTGCGACATTTTGATGAAATTGTTCAGCATGAACACCGACCTGCCCATATTCAGGAATGGGAAATTGTAGCGAATAAGATGATTAAAAAATAA
- a CDS encoding RNA polymerase sigma factor, whose translation MRQIESYINTLKEGDEMALCFFMDHFGHSLRYFAFSYLRNKTDAEEIVSDVFVKLWNNRQKVENYESLKAFLFIATKNACIDMQRTTQFKIRKEELDILQHMSVPEDDVLKKIFRTELTELLLAEINLLPRQQAQIFKLSFLDGLNTEEICETLNTTASTVYYARSKALYALKERFKSKKFEYLSVLMLSVWYAFKG comes from the coding sequence ATGCGGCAAATAGAATCATACATCAATACACTAAAAGAAGGTGATGAAATGGCTTTATGCTTTTTTATGGATCATTTTGGTCATTCGTTACGCTATTTTGCCTTTTCCTACCTCCGCAACAAAACCGACGCCGAAGAAATTGTCTCCGATGTTTTTGTTAAGTTATGGAATAATCGACAAAAGGTAGAGAATTATGAAAGCCTGAAAGCCTTTCTTTTTATCGCTACTAAAAATGCCTGTATCGATATGCAAAGAACGACGCAATTCAAAATACGGAAAGAGGAGCTCGATATTCTTCAGCATATGTCGGTTCCGGAAGACGATGTACTCAAGAAAATATTCCGGACAGAACTCACCGAATTGCTGCTTGCTGAAATAAATTTGCTCCCCAGACAGCAGGCTCAGATCTTCAAGCTCAGCTTTTTGGACGGCTTGAATACCGAAGAAATTTGTGAAACATTAAACACAACCGCATCGACCGTCTATTATGCAAGGTCTAAGGCATTATACGCATTAAAAGAAAGGTTCAAATCTAAAAAATTTGAATACCTCAGTGTTCTTATGCTATCTGTATGGTATGCCTTCAAAGGATAA
- a CDS encoding transposase → MQDAERKLLSLLMPEGLLEYFQILEVDQVDNQLHIYLDELNISPTGYENSKLESKGFMPSTEISDFPIRGQKVTLHIRRRRWTVLDTGQIITRDWNLVREGTRMTTEFGLFLKKIFG, encoded by the coding sequence TTGCAAGACGCCGAACGTAAATTACTATCGCTATTGATGCCCGAAGGGCTTTTAGAATACTTTCAGATTTTAGAAGTCGATCAGGTTGACAATCAACTCCACATTTATTTAGATGAGCTTAATATTTCTCCAACAGGCTATGAGAACAGCAAACTGGAGTCAAAGGGCTTTATGCCTTCTACAGAGATTTCCGACTTTCCCATTAGAGGTCAGAAAGTTACATTACATATCCGCCGCCGTCGCTGGACAGTCTTAGATACGGGACAGATTATCACAAGAGATTGGAACCTGGTCCGTGAAGGTACCCGAATGACAACTGAATTCGGGCTTTTTTTAAAGAAGATATTTGGATAA
- a CDS encoding transposase → MDNYPVSAQLVGLFFQMDGKQLQDQYKNHLSDFHDWGQKPHAERWTLFPGNISERLSIDETSFSNGELYTIVSSKSAKGRKGTILATIRGTKAEDIMTVLERIPLRTRNKVKEVTMDMAPNMAKAIRRCFRNARRVVDRFHVQKLAYDAVQELRIRYRWEVLDAESKKMAYSRKQGTPYEPELLPNGDTLKQLLARSRHLLFKHPGRWSENQKYRAEQLFMRFPKLKLAYDLGIALGDIFNKCRDKKIAFTKLGLWHNQVENAGIASFESVARSIAAHHQYILHYFDNRSTNASAESFNAKLKAFRSVFRGVRDTTFFLYRVMKLYA, encoded by the coding sequence TTGGATAACTATCCTGTAAGTGCCCAATTGGTAGGATTATTCTTCCAGATGGACGGCAAGCAACTTCAGGATCAATACAAGAACCATCTCAGTGACTTCCATGATTGGGGCCAAAAGCCACATGCAGAGCGATGGACTCTTTTCCCCGGGAATATCTCCGAACGCTTGAGCATCGATGAGACCAGTTTTAGCAACGGTGAATTATATACCATTGTTAGTAGTAAATCGGCAAAAGGGCGTAAAGGGACGATTTTGGCAACTATCAGGGGCACAAAGGCTGAGGATATCATGACTGTTCTTGAGCGAATACCTTTACGTACAAGGAATAAGGTAAAGGAGGTGACCATGGATATGGCACCGAACATGGCTAAGGCAATCCGTAGATGTTTCAGGAATGCCAGGCGTGTGGTCGATCGGTTCCATGTCCAAAAGTTAGCTTACGATGCAGTGCAGGAACTCCGTATCAGGTATCGTTGGGAAGTATTGGATGCAGAAAGCAAGAAGATGGCCTATTCTAGAAAGCAGGGAACCCCATATGAACCCGAGTTGTTGCCTAATGGAGACACGCTCAAACAGTTATTGGCTAGATCCAGACACCTCTTGTTCAAGCATCCAGGCCGATGGTCCGAAAACCAGAAATACCGAGCTGAACAGTTGTTCATGCGGTTTCCCAAACTAAAGCTCGCTTATGACCTTGGAATTGCCCTGGGTGACATATTCAATAAATGCAGGGACAAAAAGATAGCATTTACCAAGCTGGGACTGTGGCATAATCAGGTTGAGAATGCGGGCATCGCCTCTTTTGAGAGCGTAGCAAGATCCATTGCGGCACATCATCAATATATCCTACACTACTTCGACAACAGAAGCACCAATGCTTCAGCAGAATCTTTCAATGCAAAGCTCAAAGCTTTCAGGAGTGTCTTTCGTGGCGTAAGAGACACCACATTCTTCTTATATAGAGTAATGAAACTGTATGCTTAA
- a CDS encoding transposase, translating to MQEAERKLLSLLMPEGLLEYFQILEVDQVDNQLHIYLDELNIAPTGYQNSKLESKGFMPSTEISDFPIRGQKVTLHIRRRRWTVLDTGEIITRDWNLVREGARMTTEFGLFLKKIFG from the coding sequence TTGCAAGAAGCCGAACGTAAATTACTGTCCCTATTGATGCCCGAAGGGCTATTGGAATACTTTCAGATTTTAGAAGTCGATCAGGTTGACAATCAGCTCCACATTTATTTAGATGAGCTTAATATTGCTCCGACAGGCTATCAGAACAGCAAGTTGGAGTCAAAGGGCTTCATGCCTTCCACTGAGATTTCAGACTTTCCCATTCGAGGCCAGAAAGTTACGCTACATATCCGCCGTCGTCGCTGGACGGTCCTGGATACCGGAGAGATCATCACAAGAGATTGGAATCTGGTGCGTGAGGGTGCTCGAATGACTACGGAATTCGGGCTTTTTTTAAAGAAGATATTTGGATAA
- a CDS encoding transposase codes for MDNHPVSAQLVGLFFQMDGKQLQDQYKNHLSDFQDWDQKPHAEQWTLFPDNISEHLSIDETSFSNGELYTIVSSKSAKGRKGTILATIRGTKAEDIIAVLERIPLKLRNKVREVTMDMAPNMAKAIRRCFRNARRVIDRFHVQKLAYDAVQELRIKYRWEVLDAESKKIMESRKRGIPYDPELLPNGDTLKQLLARSRHLLFKHPSRWSESQKRRAELLFIRFPKLKQAYDLGVALGDIFNKCRDKKVAFTKLGLWHNQVENAGIASFESVARSIAAHHQYILHYFDNRSTNASAESFNAKLKAFRSVFRGVRDTTFFLYRVMKLYA; via the coding sequence TTGGATAATCATCCTGTAAGCGCCCAATTGGTAGGTCTGTTCTTCCAAATGGACGGTAAGCAACTACAGGATCAATACAAGAACCATCTCAGTGACTTCCAGGACTGGGACCAAAAGCCACACGCAGAGCAATGGACCCTTTTTCCTGATAACATATCGGAACACCTGAGCATCGATGAGACCAGCTTTAGCAACGGTGAACTTTACACGATCGTAAGCAGTAAATCAGCAAAGGGCAGGAAGGGAACCATATTGGCTACCATAAGAGGGACAAAGGCGGAAGATATTATTGCTGTATTAGAGCGCATTCCACTTAAACTAAGGAACAAAGTTAGGGAAGTAACGATGGATATGGCCCCCAATATGGCAAAGGCTATCCGTAGGTGTTTCAGAAATGCCAGAAGGGTTATCGATCGGTTTCATGTACAAAAACTTGCTTATGATGCTGTTCAGGAACTCCGTATCAAATACCGATGGGAAGTCTTAGATGCAGAAAGCAAAAAAATAATGGAATCGCGAAAACGGGGTATCCCATATGACCCCGAGTTGTTGCCTAATGGTGATACGCTCAAACAGCTATTAGCTAGGTCGAGACACCTCCTGTTCAAGCATCCAAGTCGATGGTCGGAAAGCCAAAAACGCCGTGCAGAACTGCTGTTCATCAGGTTTCCCAAGCTAAAACAGGCTTATGATCTTGGAGTTGCCTTAGGTGACATCTTCAATAAATGCAGGGATAAAAAAGTTGCTTTCACAAAGTTAGGACTGTGGCACAACCAGGTTGAGAACGCGGGTATTGCTTCATTCGAGAGTGTCGCAAGATCCATTGCAGCACATCATCAATACATTCTCCACTACTTCGACAATAGAAGCACCAATGCATCCGCAGAGTCCTTCAATGCAAAACTCAAAGCTTTCAGGAGCGTCTTCCGTGGAGTAAGGGATACAACATTCTTCCTGTACAGAGTGATGAAATTGTATGCTTAA
- a CDS encoding riboflavin synthase: protein MFTGIIETLGKIENIEQEKSNIHFYVSSAISNELKIDQSVSHNGVCLTVVGLNNDLHKVTAIDETLQKTNLAQLKVGDLINLERCTLAGGRFDGHIVQGHVDQTARCIQKKDENGSFIFTFQYDVSKQNITVEKGSITVNGISLTVVDSKDDQFSVAIIPYTLEHTNLQQVEVGSTVNLEFDIIGKYVTKIMALRA from the coding sequence ATGTTTACTGGAATCATAGAAACCTTAGGAAAAATAGAAAATATCGAACAGGAGAAAAGTAATATCCATTTTTACGTCAGTTCTGCTATTTCCAATGAACTTAAAATAGACCAAAGCGTTAGTCATAATGGCGTTTGTCTTACTGTAGTAGGATTAAACAATGATCTCCATAAAGTGACAGCAATTGACGAAACCCTACAGAAGACAAATCTGGCTCAGTTAAAGGTGGGCGATCTGATCAATCTGGAACGCTGTACTTTGGCAGGCGGAAGATTTGATGGACATATCGTTCAGGGACATGTAGATCAGACTGCGCGTTGTATCCAAAAGAAAGATGAAAATGGTAGTTTTATTTTCACCTTTCAATATGATGTTTCCAAACAAAATATCACCGTAGAAAAAGGATCCATTACCGTAAATGGTATTAGCTTGACAGTAGTCGATTCTAAAGACGATCAGTTCTCCGTTGCCATCATTCCATATACGTTAGAGCATACCAACTTGCAGCAGGTTGAAGTGGGGAGCACAGTCAACTTGGAGTTTGATATCATCGGGAAATATGTCACGAAGATAATGGCTTTGCGCGCTTAA
- a CDS encoding chloride channel protein: protein MGNLKRRFFKKIDQINQWRMKKVSNRNFIIILAFLVGIVGGIMASVLKRLTHFIATTIQDDIDWKVKYSVYLIFPLIGILLSVFFVRKFLKGKKMEHGITPIIYAISRKGSRLDPSNIYSQVVTSAITVGFGGSCGLEAPVALGGSSIGSNIARFFGLQYKEVTMLLACGAAAGISGAFNSPLAGMIFAIEILLPEFSIPVFIPLLISSALASVVSRVLYNEPLFSTFNSDWQVSALVFYLLLAVLIGLYTIYFARVSRSVGKWFSKIKNPYNKVWVSGIALGLMIFVFPALYGEGYITIQQILNGQFNSIVKNSLFSDYKDMGLVVLGYTILTLFGKSLAALFTLNGGGNGGVFGPSLVMGGLLGFAFSYGVNLTGIAELNVPNFVVAGMAGALSGIMHAPLTGIFLIAEVTGGYTLMVPLMLVCSISYLINRAVLKHSIYTKVLAESGDLISYEDKDRSVLSMMRIKYVLETNFVILRPDETPKGRQTDIIHSKRNIFPVVDYEGKFMGLLYSEFLFSVLLGEVDGGDTTFEKLAQKPNDTVGINENMEIVMAKMNKDDTWILPVLGDENKYMGFVSKSSVFNKYRALLIRQGHYLE from the coding sequence ATGGGAAACCTCAAAAGACGTTTTTTTAAAAAAATAGACCAGATCAATCAATGGCGGATGAAGAAAGTTTCGAATCGGAACTTTATCATTATACTCGCATTTTTGGTTGGAATTGTCGGTGGTATTATGGCATCTGTACTGAAAAGATTAACCCATTTTATTGCAACGACTATACAAGATGATATCGACTGGAAAGTAAAATACTCAGTTTACTTAATTTTTCCATTGATCGGAATATTGCTCAGCGTGTTTTTTGTTCGCAAATTTCTAAAAGGGAAGAAGATGGAACATGGGATTACACCCATTATCTATGCCATCAGTCGGAAAGGCAGCCGATTGGATCCCAGTAATATTTATTCTCAGGTAGTGACCTCAGCTATAACCGTTGGCTTTGGCGGTTCCTGTGGTTTGGAAGCACCAGTTGCTTTGGGCGGGTCTTCTATCGGTTCTAATATCGCCCGTTTTTTTGGACTGCAGTATAAGGAAGTTACCATGTTATTGGCTTGCGGTGCAGCAGCAGGAATTTCAGGTGCATTCAACAGCCCTTTGGCCGGAATGATCTTTGCCATCGAGATTTTGCTTCCAGAATTTTCAATTCCCGTGTTCATTCCTTTGCTGATCTCATCAGCATTGGCTTCTGTTGTCTCTCGTGTGCTTTATAATGAACCCTTATTCAGTACATTCAATTCCGACTGGCAGGTTTCGGCCTTGGTATTTTACCTCTTGTTGGCCGTGTTGATTGGGCTTTATACGATTTACTTTGCACGTGTTTCCAGAAGTGTGGGTAAATGGTTTTCTAAGATTAAGAATCCCTATAATAAAGTCTGGGTCAGTGGAATTGCTTTAGGTCTGATGATTTTTGTATTCCCGGCACTGTATGGCGAGGGCTATATTACCATTCAGCAGATTCTGAATGGTCAGTTTAACTCGATTGTTAAGAACAGTTTGTTTTCAGACTATAAAGATATGGGATTAGTCGTCCTGGGTTATACGATATTGACTTTATTTGGAAAGTCCCTTGCCGCATTATTTACTTTAAATGGCGGTGGAAATGGTGGTGTATTTGGACCAAGTTTAGTCATGGGCGGATTATTAGGATTTGCATTTTCGTATGGTGTAAACTTAACCGGAATAGCCGAGTTAAATGTGCCAAATTTTGTGGTAGCGGGGATGGCCGGTGCGTTGAGCGGCATTATGCATGCGCCGTTGACGGGCATATTTTTGATTGCTGAAGTGACCGGAGGTTATACGTTAATGGTTCCATTGATGTTGGTTTGTTCCATTTCTTATTTGATTAATCGAGCCGTGCTAAAGCATTCCATTTACACCAAGGTATTGGCCGAGTCCGGCGATCTGATTTCTTATGAAGATAAGGATCGATCCGTGTTAAGTATGATGCGGATTAAATATGTATTGGAAACTAATTTTGTGATCTTACGCCCTGACGAAACACCAAAAGGTCGACAAACAGACATCATCCATAGTAAACGCAATATCTTTCCCGTGGTTGATTATGAGGGCAAATTTATGGGACTTCTTTATAGTGAGTTTCTATTTTCAGTCTTATTGGGCGAAGTGGATGGGGGAGATACCACCTTTGAGAAATTAGCGCAGAAGCCAAATGATACCGTTGGGATCAACGAAAACATGGAAATCGTGATGGCTAAAATGAATAAGGACGATACGTGGATACTTCCGGTTTTAGGGGACGAAAATAAATATATGGGCTTTGTTTCCAAATCGAGTGTATTCAATAAATATCGCGCATTACTGATCCGTCAGGGGCACTATTTGGAATAA
- a CDS encoding hydrogen peroxide-inducible genes activator codes for MTLIQLEYIIAVDTYRSFVAAAEKCFVTQPTLSMQIQKLEESLGAKIFDRSRQPVVPTEIGEKIILQARMVLTESRKINEIVQDKKGEIEGTLRVGVIPTIAPYLLPNVLTTFMEKYPKLQLQIWEYTTERIVHELKVGLLDCGVLSTPLNDPGILESPLFYENFVAYISVNSPLFPKKILSGDDIADDKLWLLNEGHCMRGQVLNICHHKHNQDLTGRFEYNTGSVETLKRMVDINDGITILPELSIWDYSDEQLDRIRYFKSPEPVREISLVTTQNYVKRQAIQALEREILAVVPDKFKTKKKKEVLSFQ; via the coding sequence ATGACCTTAATCCAATTGGAATATATTATAGCTGTTGATACCTACCGAAGTTTTGTTGCAGCTGCAGAAAAATGTTTTGTCACGCAACCTACGTTGAGCATGCAAATACAAAAACTTGAAGAGTCTTTAGGGGCAAAAATCTTTGACCGGAGCCGTCAGCCTGTTGTTCCTACAGAAATCGGCGAGAAAATTATTCTTCAAGCTCGAATGGTATTGACGGAAAGCCGAAAAATCAATGAGATTGTACAGGATAAAAAAGGGGAAATTGAGGGCACGCTAAGGGTCGGTGTTATCCCGACAATCGCACCATATTTACTTCCGAATGTGCTGACCACATTTATGGAAAAATATCCAAAGCTACAATTGCAGATATGGGAATACACGACAGAACGGATTGTGCATGAATTGAAGGTCGGACTTTTGGACTGTGGTGTGCTATCTACTCCTTTAAATGACCCTGGGATTTTGGAGTCGCCTTTATTTTACGAAAATTTTGTCGCCTATATATCCGTCAATAGCCCCCTGTTTCCGAAAAAAATACTGAGTGGCGATGATATTGCCGATGATAAACTTTGGTTGCTCAATGAGGGGCATTGTATGCGTGGGCAGGTACTTAATATTTGTCACCACAAACACAATCAAGATCTTACAGGAAGATTTGAATATAACACCGGTAGCGTAGAGACCTTAAAACGTATGGTCGATATCAACGATGGCATCACCATATTGCCTGAATTGTCGATTTGGGATTATTCCGACGAACAATTGGATCGTATCCGTTATTTCAAATCACCAGAACCGGTACGCGAGATATCATTGGTGACCACACAGAACTATGTGAAGAGACAGGCCATCCAGGCGCTGGAAAGAGAAATATTGGCCGTAGTACCCGATAAATTCAAAACAAAAAAGAAGAAGGAAGTGTTGAGCTTTCAATAG
- a CDS encoding S46 family peptidase: protein MKFINRTTIALALFLTMANSPYSKANPDEGMFPLSELNRAGLKKAGLKISERDIYNPGQVGLVDALVQVSGCTGSFVSNRGLIITNHHCAFSAVQLASTAINNYLKNGFVAQNQEQEIEAKGLKIRITDSYEDVSAKILNAVANISDPVERINTIKRKQQELVKQAEKEDPTIKAEVSEMFIGKSYVLFRYKTIEDVRLVYIPRQNIGEFGGETDNWVWPRHTGDYSFLRAYIGKNGKSAPYSKDNVPYQPKKHLKVNPNGVRENDFTFILGYPGKTFRHRPAQYIQYQQEYLLPYVSNLYDFQNKQMEEAGKDNTDIALSLATRIKRNANVLKNYRGKLKGLRGIDLLSTKKQEDEALAAFILSKPELKNKYGSLLADIDAYYQLSDQDALKELWINNIYNSTSLLKVARDLNVLKTNLAKEKSSQMAKQLFDLNIEKLKTALKETYESYNKQADQRIFSRMLEDAIAFQGKNQLASIQKLQFNTATAQEFATEIIQNSKLGDQNYMLNTVLANADALQKFDDKLLDFQSKLNNDIVDFAAEQKRREGVLNKLMGDYVAVKEIFQAKNFIPDANSTLRLTYGHIKGYSPADATYMKPFTTIEGIIQKGNLGLAEFDYPQEIKTAYLNKNFGPYLQKDLGSVPVNILYDMDTTGGNSGSPIMNANGELIGVNFDRAYDATINDFAWNESYSRSIGVDIRYVLWVADKIDNAHFILKEMGI from the coding sequence ATGAAGTTTATAAATCGTACGACAATTGCACTAGCTTTATTCTTAACCATGGCAAACAGTCCTTATAGCAAGGCAAATCCTGATGAGGGAATGTTTCCATTGAGCGAATTAAATAGAGCTGGATTGAAGAAAGCTGGATTAAAGATCAGTGAGAGAGACATCTACAATCCTGGTCAGGTCGGACTGGTAGATGCTCTGGTTCAAGTCAGTGGATGTACCGGATCGTTTGTCTCAAACCGTGGTCTGATTATTACCAATCATCATTGTGCTTTTTCTGCCGTTCAACTTGCGAGTACAGCAATCAACAATTACCTAAAAAACGGTTTTGTCGCACAAAATCAAGAGCAGGAAATTGAGGCAAAAGGATTAAAAATAAGAATTACCGATTCTTATGAGGATGTTTCCGCTAAAATATTAAATGCTGTCGCTAACATCAGCGATCCAGTGGAGCGTATCAATACGATCAAACGTAAACAACAAGAACTGGTTAAACAAGCTGAAAAGGAAGATCCGACGATTAAAGCTGAAGTATCGGAAATGTTTATCGGCAAAAGTTATGTCCTATTCCGTTATAAAACAATTGAAGACGTTCGTTTGGTTTATATTCCGCGTCAAAACATCGGTGAATTTGGTGGAGAGACCGATAACTGGGTATGGCCACGCCACACGGGAGATTATTCCTTTCTGAGAGCTTATATCGGCAAAAACGGAAAATCTGCACCTTATTCTAAAGATAACGTTCCTTACCAGCCCAAAAAACACCTTAAAGTCAATCCAAATGGGGTACGGGAAAATGATTTCACCTTTATCCTTGGTTATCCCGGAAAAACATTCCGACACAGACCAGCACAATATATTCAATATCAACAGGAATATCTTTTGCCTTACGTATCCAACCTGTATGATTTCCAAAATAAACAGATGGAGGAAGCAGGAAAAGACAATACCGATATCGCCCTGTCCTTGGCAACACGCATAAAACGTAATGCGAATGTATTGAAAAACTATCGTGGTAAACTCAAGGGCTTACGAGGAATCGACTTGCTATCGACAAAAAAACAAGAAGACGAAGCACTGGCAGCGTTTATCTTAAGTAAACCCGAATTGAAAAACAAATATGGAAGTCTACTCGCTGATATTGATGCCTATTATCAGCTCAGTGATCAAGATGCCCTGAAAGAACTTTGGATCAACAATATTTACAACAGCACAAGCTTATTGAAAGTAGCTCGCGACCTAAACGTTCTGAAAACCAACTTAGCCAAGGAAAAATCATCCCAGATGGCCAAACAGCTTTTCGATTTAAATATTGAAAAGTTAAAAACAGCACTTAAAGAAACTTACGAAAGCTACAATAAGCAAGCTGATCAGCGTATTTTCTCCCGAATGTTGGAAGATGCCATTGCATTCCAAGGTAAAAATCAATTGGCCTCCATTCAGAAATTGCAATTTAATACGGCTACTGCACAAGAATTTGCAACAGAGATTATTCAGAACAGTAAACTTGGCGATCAAAATTACATGCTAAATACCGTATTGGCCAATGCCGATGCACTGCAAAAATTTGACGACAAATTATTGGATTTCCAGAGTAAGCTGAACAATGACATTGTCGATTTCGCCGCAGAGCAAAAAAGACGTGAAGGGGTACTGAACAAATTAATGGGCGATTATGTCGCCGTTAAGGAAATTTTTCAGGCCAAGAACTTTATTCCTGATGCAAATTCAACCTTACGTCTGACTTACGGGCACATCAAAGGCTACTCGCCTGCTGACGCAACCTATATGAAACCGTTTACAACAATCGAAGGGATTATTCAAAAAGGAAATCTTGGTTTAGCAGAATTTGACTATCCACAAGAAATCAAAACAGCTTACCTCAACAAAAATTTTGGTCCGTATCTTCAAAAAGACCTGGGATCCGTGCCGGTTAATATCTTATATGATATGGATACTACAGGTGGAAATTCAGGATCTCCAATAATGAATGCCAATGGTGAATTAATCGGTGTAAATTTTGACCGTGCTTACGACGCAACAATTAATGATTTCGCTTGGAACGAGAGTTACAGCAGATCCATCGGAGTCGACATTCGTTATGTCCTCTGGGTTGCCGATAAAATTGACAACGCGCATTTTATCCTGAAAGAAATGGGTATCTAA